A genomic window from Anthocerotibacter panamensis C109 includes:
- a CDS encoding DUF3769 domain-containing protein, whose amino-acid sequence MPVPLPPSNPPAEIRPIAASELKADRQDAAGLKGETADLQQRDQWIPVGGEVLGDQVRLQADTQQYSLDQDSFVARGNVRMDFRDSYLTADELRVDLKKRIAVAAGNIRLVRGVQEVTGERLEYNFVLEEGSLYQARGVLNTKTFNRTPVIQPLPNDPVSALDDPQVRPTATQKGGILRFRAERITFSPKGWEGEGVRVTNDPFDPPELELSAQRAVVARKPDGSERLDTGPGFLIFDQFNYLPLPSFGTRLGTGEDVLPLTVGYDAQDKSGFFYQQNLNFLQGDGSTIQVQPRFFLQRSLSLADRGNNEGFSAGGFAQRALPEDRSTFGENFGLGLQYKSAPNPRQQTNLFAEINGLNFDDLGKRIRIRAEQRYTLENNATLGFTYAYRERTFNGIFGNQPVSQRFEVALNSAQIDLDNNTRLSYTLGLGLIQAPSDRSTLSLSIGPSSSPEAVLGRLQVGVAVDRRIPLYEAQQTPATREFLRYSARPVTPNVSLLLGATGVASAYTSGDVQNSLEGSIGIRGTLGQFAKDTLDFTQFGLSYSNSFLGGASPFIFDRLATPQRISANILQQVWGPIRAGLETTWDVGTGREIDRWYVLRYDRRTYGIGISYSPVQRAGIFEFRIDDFNWGTDPEGRPTGPAPVSNGLLRRRR is encoded by the coding sequence ATGCCTGTGCCCCTTCCGCCATCCAATCCGCCCGCTGAAATCCGTCCTATAGCGGCCAGTGAACTCAAGGCGGATCGCCAAGATGCTGCTGGTTTGAAAGGAGAGACCGCAGACCTCCAGCAGCGAGACCAATGGATTCCGGTCGGCGGCGAAGTACTCGGGGATCAGGTCCGCCTTCAAGCGGATACGCAGCAATATTCTCTGGACCAGGACAGTTTTGTGGCCCGCGGTAATGTCCGTATGGACTTCCGGGATTCGTATCTGACGGCTGACGAACTGCGCGTGGATCTAAAAAAGCGCATTGCGGTTGCTGCCGGGAATATCCGTCTGGTGCGTGGGGTACAGGAGGTGACCGGGGAGCGCTTGGAATATAATTTTGTCCTGGAAGAGGGCTCCCTTTATCAAGCCCGAGGGGTCCTCAACACCAAGACCTTTAACCGTACCCCGGTTATCCAGCCTCTGCCCAACGACCCTGTTTCTGCGCTCGACGACCCGCAAGTCCGACCCACCGCAACCCAAAAAGGGGGCATTCTCCGCTTCCGGGCAGAACGCATTACCTTTAGTCCTAAGGGTTGGGAAGGCGAGGGGGTCCGCGTGACCAATGATCCTTTCGATCCACCGGAGTTGGAGTTGAGTGCTCAACGGGCGGTTGTCGCCCGCAAGCCCGATGGCAGTGAACGCTTGGATACAGGGCCGGGTTTTCTCATTTTTGATCAGTTCAACTACCTCCCGTTACCTTCCTTTGGGACCCGCTTGGGCACGGGGGAGGACGTTTTACCGCTGACCGTGGGCTACGATGCTCAGGACAAGAGTGGTTTTTTCTATCAGCAAAATCTTAATTTTTTACAGGGCGACGGCAGTACCATTCAAGTTCAGCCGCGCTTTTTTCTACAACGGTCGTTGAGTTTGGCTGACCGGGGCAACAACGAGGGCTTTTCTGCCGGGGGATTTGCTCAACGAGCCTTACCCGAGGACCGGAGCACGTTTGGGGAGAATTTTGGCCTGGGGTTGCAGTACAAATCCGCTCCCAATCCCCGCCAACAGACGAACTTGTTCGCAGAGATCAACGGCCTGAATTTCGACGACTTGGGCAAGCGCATCCGCATCCGTGCCGAACAGCGCTACACTCTGGAGAATAACGCGACCCTGGGCTTCACCTACGCCTACCGCGAACGCACCTTCAACGGTATCTTCGGAAACCAACCGGTCAGCCAGCGCTTTGAGGTGGCCCTCAACTCAGCCCAGATTGACTTGGACAATAATACCCGTCTGAGCTACACCCTTGGGCTGGGCCTGATCCAGGCTCCTTCAGACCGCAGTACCTTATCTCTGTCCATCGGTCCCTCTAGCTCTCCCGAGGCCGTCTTGGGCCGTCTGCAAGTGGGGGTGGCTGTAGACCGTCGTATCCCGCTTTATGAAGCCCAACAGACTCCGGCGACCCGAGAGTTTTTGCGCTACTCTGCCCGCCCGGTCACACCTAATGTCTCTCTCTTGCTCGGTGCGACCGGAGTGGCTTCAGCCTACACTTCTGGGGATGTGCAAAACAGTCTAGAGGGCTCGATAGGCATCAGGGGTACGCTGGGTCAGTTTGCCAAGGACACCCTGGACTTCACGCAGTTTGGGCTTTCCTACTCCAATTCCTTCCTCGGTGGGGCATCCCCTTTCATCTTTGATCGTCTCGCTACGCCCCAACGCATCTCCGCCAACATCCTGCAACAGGTTTGGGGACCGATTCGTGCCGGGTTGGAGACCACCTGGGATGTGGGCACAGGCCGGGAGATTGACCGTTGGTACGTATTGCGCTATGACCGGCGCACCTATGGTATCGGTATCAGCTACAGTCCGGTCCAACGAGCAGGAATCTTTGAGTTTCGCATTGATGACTTCAATTGGGGAACCGACCCCGAAGGCCGCCCCACCGGTCCTGCCCCGGTCAGCAACGGCCTACTGCGCCGCCGCCGCTAG
- a CDS encoding YggT family protein, translated as MVTGLWLLLVVLTPLLITLFLFRLVLTWFPQVDLNRFPYSIIAWPTEIVLRPTRKVIPLFGGVDMSPMVWIALIALFQELIVSPQGILTMLKDHGF; from the coding sequence ATGGTTACTGGACTTTGGCTATTACTGGTAGTGCTCACACCGCTACTGATTACCCTCTTTTTGTTCCGCTTGGTCCTTACTTGGTTCCCGCAGGTTGACCTCAACCGGTTCCCCTATAGCATCATTGCGTGGCCTACGGAAATCGTCCTCAGGCCCACCCGCAAAGTTATTCCCCTTTTTGGGGGCGTGGACATGAGCCCTATGGTGTGGATTGCCCTCATAGCACTGTTTCAGGAGCTGATTGTCAGTCCACAGGGGATCTTGACCATGCTCAAGGACCACGGCTTTTAA
- a CDS encoding DUF3667 domain-containing protein has translation MEFVEEYFTLDTKLLRSLIPLLFRPGYLTKAYNQGQRVRYISPLRTYLVVSVIYFFILAWSTSNLLDIDLKQMDQQAQPGAGQVKAKPAAVQSEQGNKININVIFDKFTIDVFKLPSSLEVYENQQRNAKIKDKDGPTKNFIVKKIILIKQMGFEGFLKKLASDFTGNLPQAMFLLLPLFALLLKLLYRRAKHLYVEHLTFSLHFHSFVFILLSLSTLINNQMVSLLVTVAIGFYLLFALKTVYEESFLKTSIKLFVISIGYLMILSFALITSLFATVALTVYTL, from the coding sequence GTGGAATTCGTCGAGGAATACTTCACGCTGGATACGAAACTGCTGCGCAGCCTCATCCCGCTACTATTCCGACCGGGCTATCTGACCAAAGCCTACAACCAGGGTCAGCGGGTGCGTTATATCTCCCCATTGCGGACTTATCTGGTCGTGAGCGTCATCTACTTTTTTATCTTGGCCTGGAGTACTTCCAATCTCTTGGATATAGATCTTAAACAGATGGATCAGCAAGCGCAGCCAGGAGCGGGCCAAGTCAAGGCTAAACCCGCCGCTGTGCAGTCTGAGCAAGGCAATAAAATTAATATAAACGTGATTTTTGATAAATTTACAATTGATGTTTTTAAGCTACCTAGCTCTTTAGAAGTCTACGAAAATCAACAGCGCAATGCAAAAATAAAGGATAAAGATGGGCCTACTAAAAACTTTATCGTCAAAAAAATAATACTTATTAAGCAGATGGGTTTTGAGGGTTTTCTGAAAAAGCTAGCTTCTGACTTCACGGGTAACCTCCCTCAAGCTATGTTTTTACTCCTACCCCTGTTTGCGCTCCTGCTCAAGCTACTCTACCGGCGTGCTAAGCATCTCTATGTCGAGCATTTAACTTTTTCGCTGCATTTCCATTCTTTTGTTTTTATTCTGCTATCTTTATCGACTTTGATCAACAATCAAATGGTAAGCTTATTGGTGACTGTAGCTATTGGTTTTTATTTGCTATTCGCACTGAAAACGGTTTATGAGGAGTCTTTCTTGAAGACTTCTATCAAGCTCTTTGTGATCTCAATTGGCTATCTAATGATATTAAGCTTTGCACTTATAACTTCGCTGTTCGCCACAGTTGCCCTGACGGTCTATACGCTGTAA
- a CDS encoding FHA domain-containing protein, with protein sequence MSRPCPECGSSNPPGAQYCGECGSALPLAPSVPTPLPVAPRLPTADVLPPAVAPTVRTVATRLQRTQARLVHTGSGERMDLPSMQPLIFMGKPNLEIPPDLDISHFPGADIVSRIHAAIRMEAEGVYFLEDAGSSNGTFLNGEQIKPGTRFRCRLKPGDLITLGKGNQMGFQFEVEA encoded by the coding sequence ATGTCCCGTCCCTGTCCCGAATGCGGTAGCAGCAATCCTCCCGGCGCTCAGTACTGTGGGGAGTGTGGCTCGGCTTTGCCCCTAGCCCCCTCGGTTCCTACCCCGCTTCCAGTAGCACCTAGGCTCCCTACAGCAGATGTGCTGCCGCCCGCTGTTGCACCGACAGTGCGTACAGTAGCAACACGCCTCCAACGGACCCAAGCTAGGTTAGTTCATACGGGCTCGGGCGAGCGCATGGACCTGCCCTCCATGCAACCCCTGATCTTCATGGGCAAGCCCAACCTTGAAATTCCGCCGGATCTCGATATCTCCCACTTTCCGGGGGCGGATATCGTCTCGCGCATCCATGCTGCGATTCGGATGGAGGCTGAGGGAGTGTATTTCCTGGAAGATGCAGGCAGCAGCAACGGCACCTTCCTCAATGGCGAGCAAATCAAACCGGGTACCCGCTTTCGTTGTCGGCTCAAACCGGGCGACCTCATCACGCTCGGCAAGGGCAACCAAATGGGCTTTCAGTTTGAAGTGGAAGCTTAA
- a CDS encoding protein phosphatase 2C domain-containing protein: MYYLVTGNPQPLPVGRYQPIGPAVVHDTRPDLPLEPAPETLPVLCRPYQRLNAFRWAVPEVHACLGPPGQPWVLLGSAPLDECGQPWPTLLESWANASVLMQVGWLMQVARLWDPCVQEGVAQSLLDPQNLGVQGWHLKLFYLRPTPEAPILCQLGHSWQKLLHPDSPLSKVVEQMVEGSLLQAQALISVLEALVVATGRVTAIVGTTHPGNRANNEDTYLYDPQGRYGIVCDGMGGHEGGEVASALALTSLKEHLAYLCSTLLTPLQMRQGLAEAIYRTNQQLVNRNRSERRSRYQQMGTTVVAYCLTGALLHITHVGDSRIYLIDRTHCQQLTVDDDIANLEVSLAHTTTFESLSLSNSGALTQALGVTTNQSLLPTVQTFVLAEDCLLLLCSDGLCDGALVERSWRTMLRPLLEGALTTQGILDLALRELGHDNITFILSRYTPCLTMPDRGSVAGL, encoded by the coding sequence GTGTACTACTTGGTGACCGGTAATCCGCAACCTCTACCTGTGGGCCGCTATCAGCCTATAGGTCCTGCTGTGGTTCACGATACCCGGCCTGACCTGCCTCTAGAGCCTGCCCCCGAGACGCTCCCTGTCCTTTGCCGTCCCTACCAGCGCTTGAATGCTTTTCGCTGGGCAGTGCCTGAGGTCCATGCCTGCCTGGGTCCGCCCGGTCAACCTTGGGTCCTGCTGGGAAGCGCTCCTCTGGATGAGTGCGGTCAACCCTGGCCTACCTTGCTGGAATCCTGGGCCAATGCCAGTGTGCTGATGCAGGTGGGCTGGCTGATGCAGGTGGCCCGACTCTGGGACCCCTGTGTGCAAGAAGGAGTCGCTCAATCCCTACTGGACCCGCAAAACCTGGGTGTCCAAGGCTGGCATCTCAAGCTCTTTTACCTACGCCCTACACCCGAAGCCCCTATCCTTTGTCAGTTAGGACACAGTTGGCAGAAGCTCCTACACCCAGATTCCCCGCTATCTAAAGTAGTCGAACAGATGGTAGAGGGCAGTCTCCTCCAAGCTCAGGCGCTCATCTCGGTACTTGAAGCACTGGTAGTGGCGACGGGGCGGGTCACAGCCATTGTGGGCACCACGCATCCAGGCAACCGCGCCAACAACGAGGACACCTATCTCTATGATCCCCAAGGCCGCTATGGAATCGTCTGTGACGGTATGGGCGGCCATGAGGGGGGTGAGGTGGCGAGTGCCCTGGCGCTCACCAGTCTCAAGGAGCATCTGGCCTATCTCTGTAGCACGCTGCTGACCCCGCTCCAGATGCGTCAGGGTCTGGCTGAGGCCATCTACCGGACCAATCAACAACTGGTTAACCGCAATCGCAGTGAACGGCGTAGCCGCTACCAGCAGATGGGGACTACGGTCGTCGCCTATTGCCTGACGGGTGCGCTTTTACACATCACCCATGTCGGAGACAGTCGCATTTATCTCATCGACCGCACCCACTGCCAGCAATTGACCGTGGATGACGATATCGCCAATCTAGAGGTCAGCCTCGCCCATACCACGACCTTCGAGAGCCTGAGCTTGAGCAACAGCGGGGCACTCACGCAGGCTTTGGGCGTGACGACCAATCAGTCGCTCCTACCGACGGTTCAGACGTTTGTGCTTGCGGAAGACTGTTTGCTTTTGCTCTGTAGCGATGGTCTGTGTGATGGTGCTTTGGTGGAGCGCTCTTGGCGCACGATGTTACGCCCCCTCTTGGAAGGAGCACTGACCACCCAGGGTATTTTGGACCTCGCCCTACGCGAATTGGGCCACGACAACATCACGTTTATCCTGAGCCGCTACACGCCTTGCCTAACCATGCCTGATAGAGGGTCCGTTGCTGGGCTGTGA
- a CDS encoding M61 family metallopeptidase produces MESKVTYTVSADPLAHLYTITMRFVPPPGPWVDLMLPVWTPGSYMVREYSRHVQDFTCLLPWTKRNKNTWRIQVPADTAEVTVSYRVYALELTVRTSHLDNTHGYFNGACLFLLCAPWRAVPHDLEILLPHPDWQITTALTQQAGNHFRAVDYDQLVDSPVEMGTHSVHRFEVLDKTHRLAIWGQGNYDIPSMLRDITRIIETTASIFGGLPYPEYLFIVHAADNYGGLEHANSTSLLYPRLNFQPQSKYERFLQLVAHEFFHTWNIKRLRPDTLDSFDYSQENYVSVLWFCEGGTAYYDEFICMRAGFYDDRRYLQLLSEAITRLETTPGKDVQSLTQSSFDAWIKLYRPDENSLNSSISYYLKGQVVMLLLDLFLRARGQGSLDTVFQELWRRYQSRGAAYSEVELWAVIEGVAGDLTGFYKYFIQGTQPLPYNEFLEPFGLHLTSEVEGFPYTGLRLGEDKPVLKAVETGSAAQQAGLCPGDELIALNGLRVTTKNWSDLLKCYAPGTRVVLTCFRRDELRSFELLLGDPQPSRYTLTPLPKLTAQQRTLYQAWLGKACSGSG; encoded by the coding sequence ATGGAGTCTAAAGTCACGTACACAGTCAGTGCCGATCCCCTGGCGCATCTCTACACGATTACCATGCGCTTTGTGCCACCCCCAGGACCATGGGTAGACCTGATGCTGCCGGTGTGGACGCCCGGTTCGTACATGGTCCGCGAATACAGCCGCCATGTGCAGGACTTCACGTGCCTCCTGCCTTGGACCAAGCGCAACAAAAATACCTGGCGCATCCAGGTTCCTGCCGATACCGCCGAGGTCACCGTCAGCTACCGCGTCTATGCGCTCGAGTTGACCGTCCGCACCAGCCACCTGGACAACACCCACGGCTACTTCAATGGAGCATGTCTGTTCTTGTTGTGTGCCCCCTGGCGGGCTGTGCCCCATGATCTGGAAATCCTCCTGCCCCACCCTGACTGGCAAATCACCACCGCCCTTACGCAGCAGGCTGGCAACCATTTTCGGGCTGTGGACTACGACCAACTGGTGGATTCGCCGGTAGAGATGGGGACGCACAGCGTTCATAGGTTTGAAGTTCTCGATAAAACCCACCGGCTGGCGATTTGGGGGCAAGGGAACTACGATATCCCGTCAATGCTCAGGGATATCACACGCATCATTGAGACGACCGCAAGCATTTTTGGGGGACTCCCCTACCCTGAGTATTTGTTTATCGTCCATGCTGCTGACAACTACGGCGGGTTGGAGCACGCCAACAGCACATCGCTGCTCTATCCACGGCTAAACTTCCAGCCCCAGAGCAAGTACGAGCGGTTTTTGCAATTGGTCGCTCATGAATTTTTTCATACCTGGAATATCAAACGCCTGCGCCCTGATACCCTGGACTCCTTTGACTATAGCCAGGAGAACTATGTCTCGGTCCTGTGGTTCTGCGAAGGGGGGACTGCGTATTACGACGAATTTATCTGTATGCGCGCGGGGTTCTACGATGACCGACGCTATCTCCAATTGCTCTCAGAGGCTATCACCCGCCTGGAGACCACCCCCGGCAAGGATGTACAATCGCTGACCCAATCCAGCTTTGATGCCTGGATCAAGCTCTACCGTCCCGACGAAAATTCTCTCAACTCCAGCATCTCCTACTATCTGAAAGGCCAAGTGGTAATGCTGCTATTGGACCTCTTCCTACGCGCTCGGGGGCAAGGTTCGCTCGACACGGTCTTCCAGGAACTATGGCGGCGCTATCAAAGTCGGGGCGCAGCGTATAGCGAGGTGGAACTGTGGGCGGTGATCGAAGGGGTGGCTGGTGACCTCACGGGCTTCTACAAATACTTTATCCAGGGCACCCAACCCCTCCCCTACAACGAATTCCTGGAGCCTTTCGGTCTACACCTCACCAGCGAAGTAGAAGGATTTCCTTATACAGGACTCCGGCTCGGCGAAGACAAACCGGTCCTCAAAGCCGTGGAGACCGGCTCTGCCGCCCAACAAGCGGGGCTCTGCCCAGGCGACGAACTCATCGCGCTCAATGGGCTGCGCGTGACCACCAAAAACTGGAGTGACCTACTCAAGTGCTACGCCCCCGGAACCCGTGTCGTATTAACCTGCTTCCGGCGCGACGAATTGCGCTCCTTCGAGCTACTCCTCGGCGACCCTCAGCCCAGCCGCTATACGCTGACGCCCCTGCCCAAGCTCACAGCCCAGCAACGGACCCTCTATCAGGCATGGTTAGGCAAGGCGTGTAGCGGCTCAGGATAA
- a CDS encoding prolyl oligopeptidase family serine peptidase produces MVRAGSFFWGALAWGTLAVQATPLRYPPTPKVDQVDSYHGIRVADPYRWLEEADSAQTKAWVSAQNQVTDAYLDAIATRAPIKDRLTRLWNYEKYSVPFQEGGRYFLSRNLGLQNQSVLYTTSNLEEQPRVLLDPNQLSPDGTVALSGYAINSSGTLMAYGLSTAGSDWQEWKIRDIETGQDLPDRLKWIKFSGASWSKDGKGIFYSRYDEPKAAFQETNYFQKLYYHRIGTPQAEDVLIYERKDQKEWGFSGRVTDDGRYLILNVTEGTNPKNRVFYKDLQTPASPVVELLDKADAAYAFVDNVGSVFYFTTDRGAPRGQVIAIDTTQPKTLKMVIPEAQETLDSAHLVDNYILCTYLKDARAQVKVFDLKGGFTREMTLPGLGTVAGLGGKRTDKETFYAFTSFTSPATIYRYEVATGKSTALFQPKVAFNPDDFTTEQVFYTSKDGTRIPMFISYKKGLQRNSTNPTYLYGYGGFNLSLTPSFSPSNLVWMEMGGIYAVPNLRGGGEYGEGWHQAGTKLQKQNVFDDFIGAAEYLIAQKYTSTPKLAIGGGSNGGLLVGAAMTQRPDLFGAALPAVGVMDMLRFQKFTIGWAWVSDYGSSEDPEQFKALYAYSPLHRLKPGTSYPATLITTADHDDRVVPAHSFKFAATLQAAQAGDAPTLIRIETKAGHGAGKPTTKVLEEVADRWAFLTRVLSIKVTTQP; encoded by the coding sequence ATGGTTCGTGCAGGTAGCTTTTTTTGGGGAGCCCTCGCTTGGGGAACGCTAGCAGTACAGGCCACCCCCCTGCGGTATCCTCCGACGCCCAAAGTAGACCAAGTGGATAGCTATCATGGCATTCGGGTGGCAGACCCCTATCGTTGGCTGGAGGAGGCCGACTCCGCCCAGACCAAAGCCTGGGTGAGCGCCCAGAATCAAGTCACAGACGCCTATCTCGACGCCATCGCGACCCGCGCTCCCATCAAAGATCGCCTCACCCGACTTTGGAACTACGAAAAATATAGCGTGCCCTTCCAGGAAGGCGGGCGCTATTTCCTGAGTCGCAACCTTGGACTCCAGAACCAGAGCGTACTCTACACCACCTCCAACCTTGAGGAGCAACCCCGGGTGCTCCTCGACCCCAACCAACTCTCCCCGGACGGGACGGTAGCGCTCTCTGGCTACGCCATCAACTCCTCTGGGACCCTGATGGCCTATGGACTCTCTACTGCCGGTTCCGACTGGCAAGAGTGGAAAATCCGCGACATTGAGACCGGCCAAGACCTCCCCGACCGGCTGAAATGGATCAAATTCTCGGGAGCTTCTTGGAGCAAAGACGGCAAGGGAATTTTTTATAGTCGTTACGACGAACCCAAGGCTGCCTTCCAGGAAACCAACTATTTCCAGAAACTTTACTACCATCGCATCGGCACCCCACAAGCTGAGGATGTGCTGATTTACGAACGCAAGGATCAAAAAGAGTGGGGTTTTAGCGGGCGGGTCACAGATGACGGGCGCTATCTCATCCTCAACGTCACCGAGGGCACCAACCCCAAAAACCGCGTTTTCTACAAAGACCTACAAACGCCTGCTAGCCCCGTTGTGGAACTCCTTGACAAAGCCGATGCTGCCTACGCCTTCGTGGACAACGTAGGGAGTGTTTTCTACTTCACCACGGACCGGGGTGCCCCCCGCGGACAGGTCATCGCCATCGACACCACCCAGCCCAAAACCCTCAAGATGGTTATCCCCGAAGCTCAAGAAACCTTAGACAGTGCGCATCTGGTGGACAACTATATTCTGTGCACCTACCTCAAAGACGCCCGCGCCCAGGTAAAAGTCTTTGACTTGAAAGGCGGGTTTACCCGTGAAATGACGCTGCCAGGGTTAGGTACGGTGGCCGGTTTGGGCGGCAAGCGGACAGACAAAGAAACCTTCTACGCCTTCACCAGTTTTACCAGTCCGGCGACCATCTATCGCTACGAAGTCGCCACGGGGAAAAGCACCGCCCTCTTCCAGCCCAAAGTCGCCTTCAACCCGGATGACTTCACCACGGAGCAGGTCTTTTATACCAGCAAAGACGGCACCCGTATCCCCATGTTTATCTCCTACAAAAAAGGACTCCAGCGCAACAGCACCAACCCGACCTACCTCTATGGCTATGGCGGGTTCAACCTTTCGCTCACGCCCAGTTTCTCCCCCAGCAATCTGGTTTGGATGGAAATGGGAGGCATATACGCGGTGCCCAACCTCCGGGGAGGCGGGGAGTACGGCGAAGGCTGGCATCAGGCGGGGACCAAGCTCCAAAAGCAAAATGTCTTCGATGACTTCATCGGCGCTGCTGAATACCTCATTGCCCAGAAGTACACCTCCACTCCCAAACTCGCTATCGGCGGGGGGAGTAATGGGGGGCTCTTGGTGGGAGCAGCTATGACCCAGAGACCGGACTTATTTGGAGCAGCGCTCCCGGCGGTGGGGGTGATGGACATGCTGCGTTTTCAGAAGTTCACCATCGGTTGGGCTTGGGTCTCTGACTACGGCTCCTCCGAAGACCCGGAGCAATTTAAAGCGCTCTACGCCTACTCGCCCCTACACCGCCTCAAGCCCGGAACCAGCTATCCGGCCACCCTCATCACCACTGCTGACCACGATGACCGGGTGGTACCCGCCCACAGCTTCAAGTTTGCAGCCACGCTCCAGGCAGCGCAAGCCGGGGATGCCCCGACTCTCATCCGTATCGAGACCAAAGCCGGTCACGGGGCGGGCAAACCCACGACCAAAGTCCTCGAAGAGGTGGCTGATCGTTGGGCATTCTTGACCCGCGTCTTGTCCATTAAAGTCACCACACAACCCTAG
- a CDS encoding lysophospholipid acyltransferase family protein encodes MSLYFEVHLVGEEFLPATGPVLLAPVHRSRWDPFMLYVLAHKRLLRFMASKDEFVGLQGWLMRRLGAFPVNTQRPSADMIRHCLELLSSQEVLVVFPEGNLYYYAPNEVHPLKPGVAWLALNCQRELPDLHLPVVPVRFVYADRVLGFRSRADIVVQKPLLVKEYLDLPPKEGLRRLTADLQQALGDVVNETPSLETFPQKR; translated from the coding sequence ATGTCCCTCTACTTTGAGGTGCACCTCGTGGGGGAGGAATTTTTGCCTGCCACTGGGCCGGTATTACTGGCTCCTGTACACCGCTCCCGCTGGGACCCCTTCATGCTGTACGTGCTGGCACACAAGCGGCTGTTGCGCTTTATGGCCTCCAAGGATGAATTTGTGGGGCTACAGGGTTGGTTGATGCGCCGCTTGGGAGCTTTTCCGGTCAATACCCAGCGCCCTAGTGCCGACATGATCCGCCATTGCCTGGAGCTACTCTCGAGCCAAGAAGTGCTGGTGGTCTTCCCGGAAGGCAATCTTTACTACTATGCGCCGAATGAAGTCCATCCCCTCAAGCCGGGTGTGGCATGGCTGGCCCTCAACTGTCAGCGCGAGCTGCCTGATCTCCATTTGCCGGTGGTTCCGGTGCGGTTTGTCTATGCAGACCGGGTTCTGGGCTTTCGCTCCCGAGCGGATATTGTGGTCCAAAAGCCTCTGCTGGTCAAGGAATATCTAGATTTACCGCCCAAAGAGGGCCTCCGCCGCCTGACCGCCGACCTACAACAGGCCTTAGGCGATGTAGTGAATGAGACGCCTTCCTTAGAAACGTTTCCTCAGAAGCGGTAA
- a CDS encoding DUF1350 family protein — translation MEWQEVSGNWVLTPARPKGIVHFLGGAFVAVAPHITYQRLLAPLAAIGLAIIATPYLNTFDHGAVAQDVLERFEQAVLRLKMIHLPVYGLGHSMGVKLHLLLGSLLGVEYHGNLFLSYNNFSARRSVPLVDQFNTFLPLEFTPTPAQSNLLVQNRYLTEHNLLIRFTDDTLDETLMLAAILQRRCLQTTIRALEGNHLTPLGPEQSWPLLESLNPWQVGALPLASRMQQDLLIQEICSWLEEHTYP, via the coding sequence ATGGAATGGCAGGAGGTCTCCGGCAACTGGGTACTCACTCCCGCTCGCCCCAAAGGCATTGTGCATTTTCTGGGGGGCGCTTTTGTGGCGGTAGCTCCCCACATAACCTATCAGCGGCTACTAGCCCCACTTGCGGCGATAGGACTCGCGATCATCGCCACCCCTTACCTCAATACCTTTGACCACGGTGCGGTTGCCCAGGATGTATTAGAACGTTTTGAGCAGGCGGTGCTGCGCCTCAAAATGATACATTTACCCGTCTATGGTCTAGGCCACAGTATGGGGGTAAAACTACATTTGCTGTTGGGGAGCCTTTTGGGGGTCGAGTACCATGGCAATCTGTTCTTGTCCTATAACAATTTTTCCGCCCGTCGCTCCGTTCCTTTGGTGGACCAATTCAATACGTTCTTGCCCCTCGAATTTACGCCCACCCCCGCCCAGAGCAACCTCCTGGTCCAAAATCGCTATCTGACCGAGCATAATCTGCTGATCCGGTTCACTGATGATACGCTCGACGAAACGCTCATGTTGGCAGCTATTCTCCAGCGCCGTTGCCTGCAAACGACCATCCGGGCTCTAGAGGGCAATCATCTGACACCCCTGGGACCAGAGCAGAGTTGGCCCTTGTTAGAGAGCTTAAATCCTTGGCAGGTCGGCGCGTTGCCCCTCGCCAGTCGCATGCAGCAGGACCTGCTCATCCAGGAGATCTGTTCCTGGCTGGAAGAGCATACCTACCCCTAA